tggagtctgaggcaggaaggagaattggcttgaacctgggagacggagattgcggtgaactgaaatcacgccacttcactccagcctgggtgacagagcaagaccccgtctcagataaataataaatgaactaactcctgggcttaagcagtcctcctgcttcaacctcacaaagtgctgagattacaggcgtgagccatcgtgcccagccagggTTTAGACATTATACCTGTAccgagtttttaaaaacaaacctttCAAGTGTTCAAGTTATAGGAATCCACACAATTTttggtggtgatttttttttttcttttcttttttctttttttctttctttctttttttttttttttttttgagacagtctcactctgtcgcccaggctaaaagtacagtggcgtgatctcggctcactacaacctctgcctcacctccccagttcaagcaattcttgtgcctcagcctcccaagtagttgggactacaggcttgcatcaccacacctggctaatgtttgtatttttagtagagacagggtttcaccatgttggccaggctggtcttgaactgctaacctcaagtggtccacctgcctgggcctcccaaagtgtgctgggattacaggcgtgagccaccatgcccagcctacagtgGTTATTTTCAGAACATTTGCTTTGGCTGATGTGGGTAACGAATTAAAACTCAGACATTTAGGCAATTTTCAGAATTACATCTTACTCTGTTAACGTTTCAGCTAACAACCTGAGAGAAGATTACAAATTTCACCATGCTTTCAGCACAGAAATTGCAAAGTTCTTGAAAGTCTCCCAGGGGCAGTTGGTTGTAATGCAGCCTGAGAAATTCCAGTCCAAGTATGAGCCCCGGAGCCACGTGATGGACGTCCAGGTAAGCAGACCCCTCTACCATGCCAGCCCCGGGCACCCAGCAGGCGTGAGGACTCTGCTTGGAGCCACCTCTGAGGTTTCAAATGTGGAGGTTTCGTTCTCGTCTGCAATGTCTGGAACTCCTTTTCcagccccttctccccaccccacaggTTTTCTGCAGGCGGCCTGTGGTCTGCGTTTGCCGGAGGGACAGGGCTGAGGCTCCCGCACACCTGGCAGGTCCTGGGGCCTGGCAGAACTGCACTTGGTTTTGCCAGAACAGTTGCTGCCAACCCTCGTCCCTCCTGGCAGTCAATCACCAGTCTCCCTCCAGCGCCTGTTCCACTGAGGGTTTGGCCTGGGCCAGCAGGTGGTGCTCCGTTGAGGCCAAGTCGTGTCTTTTGGGGCTGCTCTGGCTGGGGGCTACAAAGGGACAGCAGCCCTTTCTGTTCACCAGAGGGAGCTGTTGAGCTTGGTGGGtggattttgcctttttttcccatttactgCACCCCTGCACTTCATCCTCCTAGAGTGTGACACTCTTAACCCTAGAGGGGCAGTGGGAGTTCCCAGCCCAAGGGGAACCTGGGGCCAGTTCAGCCTTCTGAGTGCTTTAGAAGGGGCCCTGCACTTCAGTGAGTAGATCTCAGATTTGGAAGGATCCTAGATGTTGAGTTTGAAGCTTTTGTTTAACAGAGATTGGGATGCAGAGAAGTGAGCTCTGTCCCCCACCTTGGACCTCATAGCTCTTGGTGGGAagcagagctgagattgtggTACAGGGGCCTTTCCAGGTCCTACTGGCCCATAGTGTCAGGACTCTGGCTGTTTGGGCTGTGGGCTCTCAAGGGACCTGGAGAAGGGGGCGTGACAGGACAGGAATCCCAGGGGCCTGCACCAGAACATGGCAGTACCTTGGAGAGAACCACCCTGAATCTTTCTGGTCCCCACGTCCTCtgtctccttcctcagtcttTAGCCCTGTCGCTCCTTCTCAAGGTCTGTGTGTCCATCCCATCTGTTTCTCTGCTAACTTGAAGCTCAGGACAGCTCCTCTTCCCTGGACTCACCGTGGCATCTGTGATCCCTCCCCCCAGCTTCACTTCCTTCCATCCAGAGATAAGATCTGGGGCCCAAAGAGGGGTCCTGATGAGCTTGTGGGGCCATGGATCCTGAGAATCAGACACAGCTCTGTGTGTGAGTGCATCTTCCAGGAAAGGGGTCTGTGACTTTCAGTAGACGCTTCAAGATCTGTGCGGTCTTGTCTGTCGGGCACGTTGCTGCTGCTCCCAGTTCCTCTGGCGTTTCCCTGCTGAGTGAAGTGCATGCAGCGCAGTGTCATGGTTAAAGACTCCACAGCCTCCTGCCACTTGGGAGATAGTCGGATTATCTGTGCTTTAGCATGGCCTCCCAGGCCCTCCTTGCCCACCTTTTCAGCACATCCCACCCTCCAGTGTTGTCACGCCAGACCCTCTTTGTGCCTCGTGCCCTGCCTCGGTCTCTGCCGCCTCCTCTCTGGGTGCCTTCTGCTCCCTTCTCACAGCAGGGCCCTCCTGCCCTTCAGTGCCACACAAGGCCCCCTCCCTGAGTGCCCCATCCCCACGGGAGCCCTTGGGCTCACAGGTCCACCCACCACTTGCTGGCTGTACAGCCTCTGGCGGGTAGCTGACCTTCCTGTGCCCACCCCTGGAGGGCGATGTCTGTGAGGGACTCAAGTCCTTGTGAGGTGTGAGCCCTCAGGACACCCTGCGTGAAGATCGCACAAGCTGAAGGTGGAAGGTTCCACACAGCCCAGTCTGTGATAACCCTTCCTGTCCACCAAGAGCCAGGCCTGCCTTGAGTGGTCTCTTTTTGGGGTTAGTGAGCCCACACCCCCAAGGAAAGGGCTAAGGTGTGTGTTTGCCTTTTCCTAAGAAGCCACCTACCGTTCAGTGGAGGGAAGGGAGCCCCAAAAGACAGTAGGGAGTGACTGGGCTGCGCTTGAGTGGGGTCAAGCCTCCTGGTGTTTTGCCTCCTGAGACTCATCCCTTCAAAGTTTCCATTCCCCCGAAGTCACTCAAACATTGTACTCAAGAACAATGGCGGAGAGATGGTGGGCCCTCTCACCTGTTCCCTCTTTGAATCAGGGCTCCACCCAGGACTCGGCCATCAAGGACTTCGTGCTGAAGTACGCCCTGCCCCTGGTTGGCCACCGCAAGGCGTCAAACGAGGCTAAGCGCTACACCAGGCGCCCCCTGGTGGTTGTCTACTACAGTGTGGACTTCAGCTTTGATTACAGAGCTGGTGAGGACTgcggggctggggggtgggggggactCATTCTTTCAGGCAAGATGGAGTATTGAGGGAGGTGTGGCTGTATGTACATGGCTCACTCAGAAATCCCAGCCTGGGGACCTTGCACGTTGGTGGCTCAggagtattttttaattgatggcTTCCCTTTTAAGCCAGATGGGAGCTTAGATTCAAGTCAAGAACCCTCTTAAGAGTTGAGGTAGCTGAGACTTGGAGGAGTTCAGAGGCACAGAGCTGGGACTAGACCagcccctgacctcaggcaggcGTGGCCGTGCCACCTGGGCACAGGTCTTACGGGCCTGTTGGGCTTACAGCTGTGGCCCCGCCGTTACAAGTGGGGCTCTTCCAGAAATGTGTTTCCCTCCAATTGAGGTAAATCCAGAGCTTGAGCAATGTCAGAATATTAGTGACGGGACCTGAAGCCTGACCTCAGAGTCTGAGCTGGGACTTGATCTGTGTTGGCCGCCTGGCTTACGGCCCTTGGTCCCTTTCAGCAACTCAGTTTTGGCGGAGCAAAGTCCTAGAGGTGGCCAAGGACTTCCCTGAGTACACCTTTGCCATTGCGGACGAGGAGGACTATGCTGGGGAGGTGAAGGACCTGGGGCTCAGCGAGAGCGGGGAGGATGTCAACGCCGCCATCCTGGACGAGAGCGGGAAGAAGTTCGCCATGGAGCCGGAGGAGTTTGACTCCGACACCCTCCGCGAGTTTGTCACTGCTTTCAAAAAAGGTGAGcctgtggctggggctggggtctcCCATCAGCTGCTATGCTCCTCATACAGAATGCAGACAGGTCGTGGGGCGTCTGGTGCTCTGGCCACGGGCATGACACCCCTCTAAGTCAGCCAGCAGCCCCCTCTCACCCCCAAGGGACCCTCTGACTTCTCGTCCAGAGAAAGGTCGACTGTGACCCCAAACTCCAAGGCACCAGAATAGCTTAGAAGAAGGAACATTTGCAAGTATGATTATTTTCTTCTCGGCAGTTCTCCCAGTGTTTACTTTGAAAGCAAAAGCAAGATTTGGGGTCCATCTCAGGGCTTATCTAGCATCACTCAGCAGCCTTACCACATTTTCGGCGCCAATGTGCTAAAATTCCAGACTAAGGCTGGGGTGTGCAGAGGAGGCATCTGAACATGGAGCCCACACAAGGCAAAGTCTGGGTGCGCTGAACACCCCTTGTGGCTTCAGAGCCTGACTCGGAGTCTCTTCACCCTCAGCCACCTTGCTGTGCGGCTTTAAATAGAGCCTATTGATCTTGGCTAAGCACATGGCCCCAGGTCCCCAGCGCCAGCCACGTTGTGGGCAGACCGTGCTGGTCCGATGTCTGTGGGTTGTCCTGGCACTTCTCCACCATGGCTCCTGGGCCCTCAGCGGCAGTGCTCACAGGAACCCTCTGCCTGGGCAGCGACTCTTGTGATGGTCTCCCGACAGGACCCAATGGCCCATTAGGCCTGGGCTGGAGCCACCTGCAGCCTCTCTGGCCTTTGCAGGGACAGAGAGAGTAGaggagtagagagtagaatgtaGTGGCTCGCCAGAGAAATAAACTGCCCGTTGGGGGATGGGGCATTTGGAGACGAGGCTCTTGCTGTGTGACTGGCCCCTCTGGTGGCCACACCAGCCTCACTTCCTGGTCCAGAGAGATCCCCCAGAATCTTTGGCCTTTTCAGCACTGATGCCCCCTCCCCGCCTTGCTTTCCTTGTCAGGAAAACTGAAGCCAGTCATCAAATCCCAGCCAGTGCCCAAGAACAACAAGGGACCCGTCAAGGTTGTTGTGGGAAAGACTTTCGACTCCATTGTGATGGACCCCAAGAAGGACGTCCTCATCGAGTTCTACGCGCCATGGTGCGGGCATTGCAAGCAGCTGGAGCCCGTGtacagcagcctggccaagaagtACAAAGGCCAGAAGGGCCTGGTCATTGCCAAGATGGACGCCACAGCCAACGACGTCCCCAGCGACCGCTATAAGGTGGAGGGCTTCCCCACCATCTACTTTGCCCCCAGTGGGGACAAAAAGAACCCAGTTAAATTTGAGGGTGGAGACAGAGATCTGGAGCATTTGAGCAAGTTTATAGAAGAACATGCCACAAAACTGAGCAGGACCAAGGAAGAGCTTTGAAGGCCTGAGGTctgcagagggtgggaggaagcaGAGGCCCTGCGTGGCCCGTGGTCAGGGCGCCCACGCCGAGGCTGGCAACAAACAGCAGTATgttggattcctttttttttttttaattttttatactttggtATTTCACCTCATGCTCTGAATACTGAATAACCATGAATGACTGAATAGTTTAGTCCAGATTTTTATAGAGGATAcatctatttttatcattatttggggtttgaaatttttttttataccttctaattctttatttctcaaaGCAGATAATTCtgtgtgaaaatgttttcttttttaatttaagatttaaaattccTTTGTCAAATCATGTTGATTTTGCTCTTTGCTTTTTCGTTGTCTGAGAAATGGTCCGTGTAGGAGATTGGACTTCTGGTATGTGTTTCTGATTGCTTCCTGTTTCGGCACAAAGTGAGAGCTGCCACTGAGCGACCCTGCCAGGGGTGCCATTTCAGGCTGGGCATCGCCAGGCGGCCTCCCTGCAAACCAAGGGCCGGGGGCAAAGGGGCATAGTCCAGGGTCCCCCAGGGTGGGCTCAGCTCCAGGGAGAGGCCCCCCAAGTGGCAGCCTCACCTCTTGAGAGCCCCAGTGCCGGAGCAGAAAGGACCCCAGACCCAAACGCAGATACTGTGGGGTGGTGGAAAGGATAGAGTAGTCTGTCGCATTGGAATAAAACATGattaaaaatgaacattaagAACCACGTAAGAAAACATCTGGTCTGTGCTGGGAGCCTCGGGGTGGGGCACGAGCGGGGTGTAGCTAAAGCTGTGCAGAGGCCTGGCAGGTAGCCCCCCCATCCTGCCAGACAGGTGGGTCTGGATCGTCCTGACCTAGGCTGAGGGGCTTCAGAGGTCTCCCCTGAGCACTTCTGCTGGGGTGGGTGCTCCTCTGGACTGACCCTTGTGTAGAGGTGGTTCTGTGCCATAAGGGTTCCAGGGCATTTGAGTGAGACCTGAGCTTCATTTCGTCGCGGGGGCTTGTTCGAGATGAGCCATCACCATCCTCACCCCACGCCTCCCCTGTCACTCAGCTGCTCCTAATTTTAACTGAAAAGTGGCAAAGGTGAAAATCCTTGTGCTGATGGCAGCTTTTGCAGCAATGATGAGAGTGTGTTGCTGAGGTTGGCGGGGGCAGGAAGCGTTGGGTCTCCCAGGAAGGGGCAGCCTTGGTGAACTTACTCAATTATCTGCTGTAAAGTTAAGCCTGGCCAGGGCAGGCTGGGAGTTGTGGATGCGCCATGCTCTGCAAGTCCTCAGAGTTCTCTGTGTGGTGAGAAGTCTCTGCACAcagcccccccgcccccacccccgtgACCTCCCTCACATCAGGAGAACAGGTGGCCCTCAGTCCTGGGATGGGCTCGCTCTTCAAGGCCCTTCCCTCAACACTGGCAAAAAGCTTGGAGTGGTGACCCGGGGTAGGGCAGCGGGTAAGGCTGTTTCCTGAGGCAGAAGTCCCATTCATTCAGCGCCGTACCGTGAGAACAAAGGGGTTCCTGTCCTGGTAGGGCTCCCGTGGGTTCAAAGGGC
Above is a genomic segment from Macaca thibetana thibetana isolate TM-01 chromosome 3, ASM2454274v1, whole genome shotgun sequence containing:
- the PDIA4 gene encoding protein disulfide-isomerase A4 isoform X2; its protein translation is MRPRKAYLFLLLLGLAQLLAVAGAEGPDEDSSNRENAIEDEEEEEEEDDEEEDDLEVKEENGVLVLNDANFDNFVADKDTVLLEFYAPWCGHCKQFAPEYEKIANILKDNDPPIPVAKIDATSASMLASRFDVSGYPTIKILKKGQAVDYEGSRTQEEIVAKVREVSQPDWTPPPEVTLVLTKENFDEVVNDAEIILVEFYAPCFLLAGVDTARNLPLSMRRPPRSSTSVLLQFRWQRSMPPPKQTWPRGIVDYMIEQSGPPSKEILTLKQVQEFLKDGDDVIIVGVFKGESDPAYQQYQDAANNLREDYKFHHAFSTEIAKFLKVSQGQLVVMQPEKFQSKYEPRSHVMDVQGSTQDSAIKDFVLKYALPLVGHRKASNEAKRYTRRPLVVVYYSVDFSFDYRAATQFWRSKVLEVAKDFPEYTFAIADEEDYAGEVKDLGLSESGEDVNAAILDESGKKFAMEPEEFDSDTLREFVTAFKKGKLKPVIKSQPVPKNNKGPVKVVVGKTFDSIVMDPKKDVLIEFYAPWCGHCKQLEPVYSSLAKKYKGQKGLVIAKMDATANDVPSDRYKVEGFPTIYFAPSGDKKNPVKFEGGDRDLEHLSKFIEEHATKLSRTKEEL